A section of the Chryseobacterium ginsenosidimutans genome encodes:
- a CDS encoding Gfo/Idh/MocA family protein, translating into MLKAGLVGAGHLGKIHLRLLNQSDKYEFVGFHDKDVENGKKLEAEFGYKYFENFDELLDQIDMLDIVTPTVYHYDYALKAIDKGLHFFIEKPVTQTLEQAEEILQKCQEKGIKAQVGHVERYNPAFMATKDFIKHPMFIEIHRLAEFNPRGTDVSVVLDLMIHDLDILLSVVKSKVKNIHASGVCVVSKTPDITNARIEFENGCVANLTTSRISMKAMRKSRFFQKDAYISVDFLEKKAEVIRMQDAPESPTPFDMIIENADGEKNQILFEYPNIQPNNAILDELNSFADAILEGKNVEVSLEDGTEALKVALEIMKLIS; encoded by the coding sequence ATGTTAAAAGCAGGTTTGGTAGGCGCCGGACATTTGGGAAAGATACATTTACGACTTCTTAATCAGTCAGATAAATATGAATTTGTAGGTTTCCACGATAAAGATGTAGAAAACGGAAAAAAATTAGAAGCCGAATTTGGCTATAAATATTTTGAGAATTTTGATGAATTATTGGATCAGATCGATATGCTGGATATTGTAACACCAACTGTTTATCATTATGATTATGCTTTAAAAGCCATTGATAAAGGACTTCATTTTTTCATTGAAAAACCTGTAACTCAAACTCTTGAACAGGCAGAAGAAATTCTGCAAAAATGCCAGGAAAAAGGAATTAAAGCACAGGTAGGACATGTTGAAAGATACAATCCTGCTTTCATGGCGACGAAAGATTTCATCAAACATCCGATGTTTATCGAAATTCACAGATTGGCAGAATTTAATCCCCGCGGAACGGATGTTTCTGTAGTTTTGGATTTAATGATTCATGATTTGGATATTTTATTAAGTGTTGTAAAATCTAAGGTTAAAAATATTCATGCAAGCGGAGTTTGCGTCGTAAGTAAAACTCCTGATATTACCAATGCAAGAATTGAATTTGAAAACGGATGTGTTGCCAATCTTACGACTTCAAGAATTTCTATGAAGGCGATGAGAAAAAGCCGTTTCTTTCAAAAAGATGCTTATATTTCTGTTGATTTTCTTGAGAAAAAGGCAGAAGTTATCAGAATGCAGGATGCACCAGAAAGCCCTACTCCATTTGATATGATTATTGAAAATGCAGATGGAGAAAAGAACCAGATTCTGTTTGAATATCCGAATATTCAACCTAATAATGCTATTTTAGACGAATTAAATTCTTTCGCAGATGCTATTCTTGAAGGTAAAAATGTTGAAGTTTCTCTGGAAGACGGAACTGAAGCGTTGAAAGTAGCCTTGGAGATTATGAAATTGATTTCTTAA
- a CDS encoding cellulase family glycosylhydrolase, producing the protein MKRVILLSAFLLSQFGTSQLLKTQGQKIVNDKGENIQLRGLGLGGWMLQEGYMLKTADFAGPQYKIKEKIAELIGEDGMNEFYKAYLKNGITKQDIDFLKKAGFNSIRLPMHYNLYTLPIEKKSKKGQNTWLEEGFKITDDLLKWCADNKIYLILDLHAAPGGQGNDVNISDNDKTKKSLWESEENQKKTITLWKKLAERYKDEPWIGGYDLINEPNINFTGKNPNGTDEMSNAPLWKLQKEITEAIRQVDKKHIIFLEGNGWGNNYNGLIPLWDNNMVFSFHKYWNYNDEGTLKFALDLREKHNIPIWLGETGENSNVWFTELIQLLDKHNIGYAFWPMKKIDNIAGITNVKITPEYQKLLDYWKNGGEKPSKEFAKAALMKIADNYKFSNVEIKNDIIDAMFRQTTDGSTKPFKNLQAPGKILATDYDLGRMGSAYLDKDFINLWVSDSAKRLEWNSGNQLRNDGVDIYKTEDNQYYVGKTESGEWLQYTINSKADKAYTFDIKYASSNDVKIRIEDASGKQLSTVSLNSTGGNETWKTAYAKGINLKKGENKIRIYFENNGVNLNYFEVK; encoded by the coding sequence ATGAAAAGAGTCATCCTATTATCCGCTTTTTTATTGTCTCAATTTGGGACATCACAGCTTTTAAAAACACAAGGGCAGAAAATTGTAAACGATAAAGGTGAAAATATCCAATTGAGAGGTCTCGGTTTAGGAGGATGGATGCTGCAGGAAGGATATATGTTGAAAACTGCTGATTTTGCAGGTCCGCAATATAAAATTAAAGAAAAAATTGCAGAACTGATCGGTGAAGACGGAATGAATGAATTTTATAAAGCTTATTTAAAAAACGGTATCACAAAACAGGATATTGACTTTCTGAAAAAGGCGGGATTCAATTCAATCAGACTCCCAATGCATTATAATTTGTATACATTGCCGATTGAAAAAAAATCTAAAAAAGGTCAAAATACTTGGCTGGAAGAAGGTTTCAAAATCACCGATGACCTTTTGAAATGGTGCGCTGACAATAAAATATATCTGATCTTGGATCTTCACGCAGCTCCAGGTGGACAAGGAAATGACGTGAATATTTCCGATAATGATAAGACTAAAAAATCACTTTGGGAAAGCGAAGAAAATCAGAAAAAAACAATCACTCTCTGGAAAAAATTAGCCGAAAGATATAAAGACGAACCATGGATCGGAGGTTACGATTTGATTAACGAACCTAACATTAATTTCACAGGGAAAAACCCGAACGGGACGGATGAAATGTCGAATGCTCCACTTTGGAAGTTGCAGAAAGAAATCACAGAAGCAATTCGTCAGGTTGACAAAAAGCACATTATCTTTCTTGAAGGAAACGGTTGGGGAAATAATTATAATGGTTTGATACCACTTTGGGACAACAATATGGTATTCAGTTTTCATAAATATTGGAACTACAATGATGAGGGAACATTGAAATTTGCTTTAGATTTAAGAGAAAAGCATAATATTCCGATCTGGTTGGGAGAAACAGGGGAAAACTCAAACGTTTGGTTTACAGAGCTGATTCAACTTTTAGACAAACATAACATCGGTTATGCTTTCTGGCCAATGAAAAAGATCGATAATATCGCAGGAATTACGAACGTAAAAATCACTCCTGAGTATCAAAAATTATTAGATTACTGGAAAAACGGAGGTGAAAAGCCATCAAAAGAATTTGCAAAAGCTGCTTTGATGAAAATTGCCGACAACTATAAATTCAGTAATGTTGAAATTAAAAATGATATTATTGATGCAATGTTCAGACAAACAACAGATGGTTCTACAAAACCATTTAAAAATCTTCAGGCTCCGGGAAAAATTTTAGCTACAGATTACGATTTGGGAAGAATGGGTTCTGCTTATCTTGATAAAGATTTTATCAACCTTTGGGTAAGTGATTCTGCAAAAAGATTAGAATGGAACTCCGGGAATCAGCTGAGAAATGATGGTGTTGATATTTATAAAACAGAAGACAATCAATATTACGTAGGAAAAACAGAAAGCGGAGAATGGCTTCAATATACAATTAATTCAAAAGCAGATAAAGCCTATACTTTTGATATCAAATATGCAAGCAGCAACGATGTGAAAATCAGGATTGAAGATGCTTCAGGAAAACAATTGTCAACCGTTTCATTAAATTCAACAGGCGGAAATGAAACCTGGAAAACTGCTTATGCAAAAGGAATTAACCTTAAAAAAGGAGAAAACAAAATCCGAATCTATTTCGAAAATAATGGAGTTAACCTGAATTATTTTGAAGTGAAATAA
- the bla-A gene encoding CGA/CIA family class A beta-lactamase translates to MKKIGLLFLLISAFAFAQQSALEQKISSIIKDKKATVGISVLGFENNFKYNKNADKKLPMQSVFKFHIAAAVLDYVDKGKLSLDQKILLDKSNLLENTWSPLRDKYPNGGVEVSLSEILEFTVAKSDNNGCDIMLKLLGGTQTVQKFMDSKGVKGFQIKYNEAAMHKDWKAQYENYSTMKSAVDVLKKFYDGKLLSKKSTDYLMKVLLSTSTGKNKLIEQLPKDTPVARKTGASGKNNAGLTGAENEIAIVTLPNGKHYAIAVFVSNSTETDEVNCRMISDISKTVWDYFNK, encoded by the coding sequence ATGAAAAAAATAGGACTATTATTTCTTTTAATTTCAGCGTTCGCTTTCGCTCAACAATCAGCTTTAGAACAAAAAATAAGTTCCATTATTAAGGATAAAAAAGCAACAGTGGGAATTTCTGTTTTAGGCTTTGAAAATAACTTTAAATACAATAAAAATGCAGACAAAAAACTTCCGATGCAGAGTGTTTTTAAATTTCATATTGCAGCGGCGGTTTTAGATTATGTAGATAAAGGAAAACTATCATTAGATCAAAAAATTTTGCTTGACAAATCGAATTTACTGGAAAATACCTGGTCACCACTTCGAGACAAATATCCTAATGGAGGTGTTGAAGTTTCGTTAAGCGAAATTCTGGAATTTACAGTGGCAAAAAGTGATAACAACGGTTGTGATATCATGCTGAAATTATTGGGAGGAACACAAACTGTTCAGAAATTTATGGATTCTAAAGGCGTGAAGGGCTTCCAGATTAAATATAATGAAGCAGCCATGCATAAAGACTGGAAAGCTCAATACGAAAATTACAGTACGATGAAGTCTGCAGTGGATGTTCTGAAAAAGTTTTATGACGGAAAATTATTATCAAAAAAATCGACTGATTATTTAATGAAAGTGCTGTTATCAACTTCTACTGGAAAAAATAAATTGATCGAGCAACTTCCAAAAGATACGCCTGTCGCAAGGAAAACGGGAGCTTCCGGCAAAAACAATGCAGGTTTAACAGGTGCTGAAAACGAAATTGCCATTGTCACTTTACCGAATGGCAAGCATTATGCAATAGCTGTATTTGTCAGTAACTCAACAGAAACGGATGAGGTGAACTGCAGGATGATTTCGGACATATCAAAGACTGTTTGGGATTATTTTAATAAGTAA
- a CDS encoding 3-hydroxybutyryl-CoA dehydrogenase → MQNIVVIGAGTMGNGIAHTFAQSGFKVNLVDVSQDALDKGLKTITTNLDRIIAKGNLTEEQKAETLGNIATFTTLQDAVGNADLVVEAATENQELKLKIFGQMDQFAPENCILATNTSSISITKIAASTKRADKVIGMHFMNPVPIMKLVEIIKGYSTSKETFDSIYEMSKTLGKVPVEVNDYPGFVANRILMPMINESIETLYNGVAGVEEIDTVMKLGMAHPMGPLQLADFIGLDVCLAILNVMYDGFKNPKYAPNPLLVNMVMAGKLGVKSGEGFYDYSESKKAEKVAKMFSK, encoded by the coding sequence ATTCAAAACATTGTAGTTATCGGAGCAGGAACCATGGGAAATGGTATTGCACATACTTTCGCACAAAGCGGGTTTAAAGTAAATCTTGTAGATGTATCTCAAGACGCTTTGGACAAAGGTTTGAAAACCATTACTACCAATCTTGACAGGATAATTGCAAAGGGAAACCTTACAGAAGAACAAAAAGCTGAAACATTAGGAAATATTGCCACTTTCACAACACTTCAGGATGCAGTTGGCAATGCTGATCTGGTTGTTGAAGCGGCTACAGAAAATCAGGAATTAAAGCTGAAAATTTTTGGTCAGATGGACCAATTCGCACCAGAAAACTGTATTTTGGCGACCAATACTTCATCAATTTCTATTACTAAAATTGCAGCATCCACAAAAAGAGCTGATAAAGTAATCGGAATGCACTTTATGAACCCTGTTCCGATCATGAAACTGGTTGAAATCATCAAAGGCTACTCTACTTCCAAAGAAACTTTTGACTCCATTTACGAAATGAGCAAAACATTAGGAAAAGTTCCTGTAGAAGTGAATGATTATCCTGGATTTGTGGCAAACAGAATATTAATGCCTATGATCAACGAATCTATCGAGACACTTTACAACGGTGTTGCAGGTGTGGAGGAAATCGATACGGTAATGAAATTGGGAATGGCGCATCCGATGGGACCGCTTCAATTGGCAGATTTTATCGGTCTTGATGTTTGTTTAGCAATCTTAAACGTAATGTATGACGGTTTTAAAAACCCTAAATACGCTCCAAATCCATTGTTGGTAAACATGGTAATGGCAGGAAAATTAGGTGTAAAATCCGGAGAAGGTTTCTACGACTATTCTGAAAGCAAAAAAGCTGAAAAAGTGGCTAAAATGTTTTCAAAATAA
- a CDS encoding META domain-containing protein → MKNLFLSVCTAAVLVSCGAMGGSSASKVGKAQPSLAGTKWALADNVKGKIPTLNIEGEKISGNAGCNNYFGTAAMDTSTGNFAAGQLGSTRMACDNMSVEKNFMDMMGKANKYVVTGNVLELYKDNLLLLKFNKAE, encoded by the coding sequence ATGAAAAATCTTTTTTTAAGTGTATGTACAGCTGCAGTTTTGGTTTCTTGTGGAGCAATGGGGGGATCTTCCGCTTCCAAAGTGGGTAAGGCGCAACCTTCTCTTGCAGGTACAAAATGGGCATTGGCTGATAATGTGAAAGGGAAAATTCCTACGCTGAATATTGAAGGAGAAAAAATTAGCGGAAATGCAGGCTGCAACAATTACTTTGGAACAGCTGCAATGGATACTTCTACAGGTAATTTTGCTGCCGGACAGTTGGGTTCTACAAGAATGGCTTGCGATAATATGAGCGTGGAGAAAAACTTTATGGATATGATGGGAAAAGCTAATAAATACGTAGTAACCGGAAATGTTCTGGAATTGTACAAAGACAATCTTTTATTATTGAAATTCAATAAAGCTGAATAA
- the pheT gene encoding phenylalanine--tRNA ligase subunit beta, with protein sequence MKISNNWLKDYIKTELKTERIGEFLTDIGLEVEGIEKFESIKGSLEGIVVGKVLTCEKHPNADKLKKTTVDVGNGKVLNIVCGAPNVEAGQTVPVAVVGTKIYDKTGNFFEIKEAKIRSEVSQGMICAEDELGLSDDHGGIMVLDEEKYEVGKNFADYFELTNDEVLEIGLTPNRTDAMSHYGVARDLHAYLLTNKQKSDFEKVSSVALNNEGSNDFKLKVEDAELCPRYIGAVIEDVKVTDSPAWLKDRLKAIGLSPINNVVDITNYILHGFGQPLHAFDADKIADKTVKVGTVKEGTKFTTLDGVERTLNGSEIMIKDGKDNPMCIAGVFGGANSGVSKETKTIFLESAYFNPVAVRKGAKFHGLSTDASFRFERGVDPNITRTAITHAIKMIQELAEGKLVGELLEEYPKKIEDNYVIIRFSKIEQILGTKIHREKVKEILKALEIQVLNEIQNGLEISVPAYRADVTREIDVIEEILRIYGYNKIDAPQKISFTPVKLSAQDQDELENNWARTLQGLGLNEVMNNSLTSVKDETDAVKLLNPLSNDLAFMRKSLLEGLLQNAIYNINRKNQDIKFFEFGKIYHKREKYEERKQLAILVSGREAAENWLQPKSATSFYNLKAYVKVLLEKLAIDYKEVALSDERFSDSLAYQADGKVLVRIGKVAPQMLKDFDIDQDCFYAEVELEYAQELRSKNELKFKDIPKFNKIRRDLALLIDKNVNYEDLYQTAKKNKSPYIKNINLFDVYEGKNLPEGKKSYAMSFELLNEEKTLEEKEITAVMDSLIKSFQKEFNAELRG encoded by the coding sequence ATGAAAATATCAAACAACTGGCTTAAAGACTATATAAAAACAGAATTAAAAACTGAAAGAATCGGAGAGTTTCTTACAGATATAGGTCTTGAGGTTGAAGGGATAGAAAAATTTGAAAGCATAAAAGGCAGCCTGGAAGGAATTGTTGTAGGTAAGGTTTTAACTTGCGAAAAACATCCGAATGCAGACAAATTGAAAAAAACAACGGTAGATGTAGGAAACGGAAAGGTATTGAACATCGTTTGTGGAGCTCCAAATGTGGAAGCCGGGCAAACTGTTCCTGTAGCTGTTGTCGGAACTAAAATCTATGATAAAACAGGAAACTTTTTTGAAATCAAAGAAGCTAAAATCAGAAGTGAGGTTTCTCAGGGAATGATCTGTGCAGAAGACGAACTGGGTCTTAGCGACGATCATGGAGGTATCATGGTCTTGGATGAGGAAAAGTATGAAGTTGGAAAGAACTTCGCTGATTATTTTGAATTGACAAATGATGAAGTTTTAGAAATAGGATTGACACCAAACAGAACTGATGCAATGTCTCATTACGGTGTTGCAAGAGATTTACATGCCTATCTTTTAACAAACAAGCAGAAATCTGATTTTGAAAAAGTATCTTCAGTAGCTTTAAATAATGAAGGCTCTAATGATTTCAAATTAAAGGTTGAAGATGCAGAACTTTGTCCAAGATATATCGGAGCAGTGATTGAAGATGTGAAAGTGACAGATTCTCCAGCTTGGCTGAAAGACAGATTAAAAGCGATCGGATTAAGCCCTATCAACAATGTTGTAGACATTACCAACTATATACTTCATGGTTTCGGACAGCCGCTTCATGCTTTTGATGCAGATAAAATTGCAGACAAAACAGTGAAAGTGGGAACGGTAAAAGAAGGAACAAAATTCACGACTTTAGACGGTGTTGAAAGAACTTTGAACGGTTCTGAGATCATGATTAAAGACGGAAAAGATAACCCGATGTGTATTGCCGGAGTTTTCGGTGGTGCCAATTCGGGAGTTTCTAAAGAAACAAAAACTATTTTCTTGGAAAGTGCTTATTTCAATCCGGTTGCGGTAAGAAAAGGTGCAAAATTTCACGGATTGAGTACCGATGCATCTTTCAGATTTGAAAGAGGTGTTGACCCGAATATTACAAGGACAGCAATTACTCACGCCATTAAAATGATTCAGGAATTGGCAGAAGGGAAATTGGTAGGAGAGTTGTTGGAAGAGTATCCGAAGAAAATAGAAGACAATTATGTGATCATCAGATTTTCAAAGATCGAACAGATTTTAGGAACAAAAATTCACAGAGAGAAAGTAAAAGAAATTTTGAAGGCCTTGGAAATTCAGGTTTTAAATGAAATTCAGAACGGCTTGGAAATCTCTGTTCCTGCTTACAGAGCAGATGTTACGAGAGAAATTGACGTTATTGAAGAGATTTTAAGAATTTACGGATACAATAAAATTGATGCTCCGCAAAAAATTTCGTTCACTCCTGTAAAATTAAGTGCTCAAGATCAGGATGAGCTGGAAAATAACTGGGCAAGAACTTTACAGGGCTTAGGTCTTAACGAGGTGATGAATAATTCATTAACTTCCGTAAAAGATGAAACTGATGCCGTAAAATTATTAAATCCTTTGAGCAATGATTTAGCGTTCATGAGAAAGTCTTTACTGGAAGGGCTTTTGCAAAATGCAATCTACAATATCAACAGAAAAAATCAGGATATTAAGTTCTTCGAATTCGGAAAAATTTATCATAAAAGAGAAAAATACGAAGAAAGAAAGCAATTGGCAATCCTTGTTTCCGGAAGAGAAGCTGCAGAAAACTGGTTACAGCCAAAATCTGCGACAAGTTTCTATAATTTAAAGGCTTATGTTAAAGTTTTATTAGAAAAGTTAGCAATTGATTATAAGGAGGTTGCTTTGTCTGACGAAAGATTTTCTGATTCTTTAGCTTATCAGGCTGATGGAAAAGTTTTGGTGAGAATAGGAAAAGTTGCACCTCAGATGTTGAAAGATTTTGATATCGACCAAGATTGTTTCTACGCAGAAGTCGAGTTGGAATATGCGCAGGAATTACGTTCTAAAAACGAATTGAAGTTCAAGGATATTCCTAAATTTAATAAGATCAGAAGAGATTTGGCATTGTTAATTGATAAAAATGTGAATTACGAAGATCTTTATCAGACGGCTAAAAAGAATAAATCTCCTTACATTAAGAATATCAATTTATTTGATGTTTATGAAGGGAAAAATCTTCCTGAAGGCAAAAAGTCTTATGCAATGAGTTTTGAGCTTTTAAATGAAGAAAAAACATTAGAAGAGAAAGAAATTACTGCTGTAATGGATTCTTTGATTAAATCTTTTCAAAAAGAATTCAATGCTGAATTAAGAGGTTAA
- the dnaN gene encoding DNA polymerase III subunit beta → MKFIISSGELQKALQTVSGVISSSQSRPILENYLFELDGNNVTITASDGETTLVTTLDVKSDDSGKFAVPAKIFQDFIKTYGEQPLTLAVKDNAEGTGSQLEILDEKDNFAVALDNADDYPDLPEFDASQSVTMPAGVLSEALTNTLFATSNDSLRPVMTGVLFQFGENETNFVSTDSHRLVVYKRMDLMNAEPMEFIMPKKPLNIFKNILASSNEDVKIDFNENMAKFTFGKHIWICRLIDGKYPNYTAVIPKENPNVLTINRNLLLGAIKRASIMSNKSTNQVRFKLSANILHLHAEDTEYANKADMQIPCDYNGEDINIGFSSKFLTEMLTILGSDDITMKMSQPNRPGIIEPLDGLEENENILMLSMPVIGL, encoded by the coding sequence ATGAAATTTATTATTTCAAGTGGTGAACTGCAGAAGGCTTTGCAAACTGTAAGTGGCGTAATATCAAGTTCTCAATCGAGACCGATTTTAGAAAACTATCTTTTTGAATTAGACGGAAATAATGTTACCATTACAGCATCCGATGGCGAGACGACTCTTGTAACGACTCTTGATGTAAAGTCTGATGATTCAGGGAAATTTGCTGTTCCTGCCAAGATTTTTCAGGATTTTATAAAGACTTATGGGGAACAGCCTTTAACACTGGCTGTGAAGGATAATGCAGAAGGTACGGGAAGTCAGCTTGAGATTTTAGATGAAAAAGATAACTTCGCTGTAGCATTAGACAACGCAGATGATTATCCGGATTTACCGGAATTTGACGCTTCTCAAAGTGTTACAATGCCGGCTGGAGTTTTATCTGAAGCGCTTACCAATACACTTTTTGCAACAAGTAATGATTCTCTTCGTCCGGTAATGACAGGAGTTTTGTTCCAGTTTGGAGAAAATGAAACAAACTTTGTTTCTACAGATTCTCACAGATTGGTTGTCTATAAAAGAATGGATTTGATGAACGCCGAACCGATGGAATTCATCATGCCTAAAAAACCTTTGAACATTTTCAAAAATATCTTAGCAAGTTCAAATGAAGACGTAAAGATCGACTTTAATGAGAATATGGCTAAGTTTACTTTTGGTAAACATATCTGGATCTGTAGATTAATCGACGGAAAATATCCGAATTATACAGCAGTAATTCCAAAGGAAAATCCGAATGTGTTGACAATCAACAGAAATCTGTTATTAGGAGCAATTAAAAGAGCATCTATTATGTCAAACAAATCTACCAATCAGGTACGATTTAAGTTGTCTGCCAACATTCTTCACCTTCATGCAGAAGATACAGAATATGCGAACAAAGCAGATATGCAGATTCCTTGTGACTATAACGGAGAAGATATCAACATTGGGTTTAGCTCTAAATTTTTAACGGAAATGTTGACAATTCTTGGTTCAGACGATATCACAATGAAAATGTCTCAGCCCAATAGACCGGGAATTATTGAACCTCTTGATGGTCTTGAAGAAAACGAAAATATCTTAATGTTATCGATGCCGGTAATCGGATTGTAA
- a CDS encoding diacylglycerol kinase family protein has protein sequence MRKPLIHKSFLNAFRGVFLIIKSERNFLLEFLAFLVNIILIFYLKLSTIDTIAVLIVSFGVLIAEIFNTAIEKICDIIQPEFDKRIGFIKDISAGAVILMVIVAVVVGIIVYWKYFKIYFPT, from the coding sequence ATGCGAAAACCACTTATTCATAAAAGTTTTTTAAATGCTTTCCGAGGTGTTTTTCTTATAATAAAAAGCGAAAGAAATTTTCTATTAGAATTTTTAGCTTTTTTAGTGAATATCATTTTAATTTTTTATTTAAAGCTTTCGACAATTGATACAATTGCTGTTCTTATCGTTTCTTTTGGTGTTTTAATTGCTGAGATTTTTAATACTGCTATTGAAAAAATCTGCGATATCATTCAACCAGAATTTGATAAAAGGATTGGTTTTATCAAGGATATTTCGGCGGGAGCAGTTATATTGATGGTGATTGTTGCAGTTGTTGTTGGTATTATTGTATATTGGAAATATTTTAAAATTTATTTTCCTACCTAA
- a CDS encoding ribonuclease inhibitor, which translates to MEWNTSNNNKKKMTVINGSHFSNLAGFYEEVSDVLTKDTNWKVGTLDGFNDILYGGFGIFENYDEVEIIWKEAKKSKRDLGFEATREFYENKIKRGKPFNVGLIQQKLDELIDGKGQTLFEILIEIIESHKNIMLILD; encoded by the coding sequence ATGGAGTGGAATACTTCAAATAACAATAAAAAGAAAATGACTGTCATCAATGGCAGTCATTTTTCAAATCTAGCGGGCTTCTACGAAGAAGTGTCTGATGTTTTAACTAAGGATACCAATTGGAAAGTTGGTACGTTGGATGGCTTTAATGATATTTTGTACGGTGGTTTTGGAATTTTTGAGAATTATGATGAAGTTGAAATCATCTGGAAAGAAGCTAAGAAATCAAAAAGAGATTTAGGTTTTGAAGCAACCAGAGAATTTTACGAAAATAAGATCAAACGGGGTAAACCTTTCAACGTAGGATTAATTCAACAAAAACTGGATGAATTAATTGACGGAAAAGGACAGACACTATTTGAAATTTTAATTGAAATTATAGAATCACACAAGAATATTATGCTAATTTTGGATTGA